AATTAATGAAGGGATAGACAATGGCCTCTTCTATAtaatccattcaaagcagatcaaCAGGATtctatatggcggtgtagaagggaacaataagaataaaaacacacatagAACCAAATTCAATTCTTTGACTATAATATAAAGACTTTAAAAAGCTAATATTAACACCAATGTCTGATAGGGACAATGGATGCAGACAGTATATCTTACCAAGGTGTTTGCTAGTTATTTAGACTATCAACTGTACAGTCACTTAAAATCTGGTTCAAGGACACAAACATCCAAATGATACCAAGGTTTGTGGATGTTCatgttatattatatacaatggcataataaactggtgtcccatatataaaatggaaaaaaaatcaagattttaattttggttggttttttacaaatattttaaagccatggatGTAGAATTTAGGAATATGGAGTAGCTGATTAAACACCTTTTTTCTGATCATTTGAATCTACTCTCAAGACCATGCAGCTGAATGGTCCTGAAAGTACCTAATTCAAAACTACTTTTTGCACATGTGAACCAAACATCATTCTCCCTCATATAAATGGCCATGCAATTGCCCATTTTGCAGTTAGTTCATAGTTGAGCTAAAGTGTAAGTTGCTGaaggcaaaaatatatatatatatccatagagTCAAAATGTGGCAATGTTTGGATAGGACAACTGAAATCAATAAGTAATTTAAACATCACTGATTTCAACAGACCTATAAATAGGACTGTCTGGATCCAATCTGTTGTGTTTATCTGCACTTGCCTTAGATTAATATCCTTGGACTGCCATGCTTCTCAAGTAAGATAGAGATGCTCATTTTGATGATTTCATTCTCGCATACAAAGGTAAATGATTTCAAATGTGTCCTTCCTCCCAGACCAGATTACCAAAGTTTTTCTGCATTTTAATGTTATCCCACAGGTCGGGAAGTAAaaggtaagaaagaaagaaaagcattttACTGCAAAACTCCAGTGTACATTGTTTTCCAcccagaaaaacaacaacaaactttttgCACAAAGAAGTCCTGAAAATGAATTCTTTAATGAGCTCTCTTAACAAGTCAAGACACGTACTTgttacaaatgaaaaaaaatgcacaaaTTCTTCATATCTCTAAATTAAGGCAATGCTCCCATTGGCTAACATTTCTCTGGTTTTGGAAATCCTGAAAAATCTGGATTCCGTTTCATTTAGCAAAGATCACTAGAGGACTAAGAGACATACAGACAAGAGTCATAGTAAAATAGGAATACAAATATCAGCCTCCTTTTTGGAGACAATGAGAAGCAGGACCATAGGACAAGAAAGATAACACAAGAAGACAACTGCCTTGACCAATAGCTGTAATGAACTTCCTCTGCTCTTTTCTGCTGAATACAGGGAGCCAAAGAAAGTATTTATAATGGTAAcataaaaagttcaaaggaagaaAGGTGATGTGAAGTTCAGGCATGTTTTCTTTGACCTCCATTTGACTCAATCAGTTTGGCAAGGCATACCTTTTGCAACTAGGCATTTTCTCAGGGCTGGGCAATAGGCGCTATATATATGAAGACAACTGCAATGATCAAAAATTTGGAGGACTTTCCCACAGTATTATGGGCTTTTACCTTTTGAACCCCAAAATGTGACCAATGGGAGACACAAATAGAACTGGGAAAGAAATCTCATTTAGATTATTGTCCATGCCTCGGTTCAGCACAAGATATATGGCATTGGGAAATATGACCACACACTCCTTATATTATTAAGATATTAGTCAAAAGTGTCAAGCAGAAATTCTCAATGCAGGCCTCCAAAAAGGAAACATTTCCTGTAGCCTCaccacacttgagcatttattcactttaaatctggtttctgcctcctgcagagtttgtagtttggtgaggcctggCTGTGCGCTGTTTAAAGACCCATCCCTAAAGTGGattcaaactctagtgtgatgaggtccctaacaTATTTTACACAAGTAACCAGACCCCATATATCTTCAGTCTAGTTCAgatagcagataatgtgggattttattcagctgtgtggagggggccccaGTCTTCTgttgtgtgatgagtcaaagcacagtattttctaAATTTAAGGACCGAAGTAATTGGGTGTGATAggatcagtatgcatcccatctgactATAGTCGCATCCAGCCCTTAAAAATATAGGATACATCCTGATTGAAAGGCAGTATTTTCAAATGGGATACAGTAGTGTGTCGTGAAATGGTACACGTTTCCAAAGTGTGCCACCAACAcgcaatgtttggaaagctctgctctgggCACCAGGAAGACAATTGCCTTGACCGCAAAGATGAATTCCCTTTGTTCTTGACTGCTATCCACAGGAggaatctaaggccccttccaaccagctgtacaaaatccactttgaactggattatatggcagtgtggactcagataacccagtttaaagcagatactgtggattatctgccttgctattctgagtaatatggccccttctacactgccatacaatccagttcaaagcagataatttggatttcatatggcagtgtagaaggggcctaagatgcaAGTCAAAAGTATTTATCATGGGAAAATATGAATTCAAAAGTAAAAGGaaggccacttccacactgcctctaTATTCCagtatctgatctcagattatctattTATCCAAGATTACATGTGTTGCGGGATTATAATTTTATCAGATATGTTTTGATCTGTTGgttatgtttttttatgtatgatatgttttgtttacattgttagctgctttgagtcccgatttgggagaaaaacaggataaaaataaagtattattactattattattattattattattattattattattatatgacacagcaaacaagataagatatgctggattttgtttcacaaaatcacaagttgaacacttcccaagtgtctaggactgtgtgatgtattttcggatattattattattattattggaattttgaaaaaaatagacTGAGGGGCTTACTCTTGCAGcacaagaacaagcaattagaataaatgccatcaaagccagaactGAAAAGTCGACTACAGATACCAAATGTAGATTATGCAAGGAAGTAGATAAAACGATGGATCACAtattcagctgctgcaagaaaatcgcacagacggactacaagcagaggcataatcctgttgctcagatgatccgttggaacttgtgccacaaataccatctgcctgtgacaaagaactggtgggatcacaagacTGAaacagttacagaaaatgaacatgtaaaACTACTCTGGAGGCCCTTctgcacagccctatatcccagaatatcatggcagaaaatcccacattagctgagtatggactcagataaccctgttcaaagtagatattgtaggattttctgccttgatattctgggatatagggctgtgtgggagggccttgggacttctgaattctgactgacagagttttggagcacaatactcctgaccctcacaatcatgttaaaaaacaaagtatggatcatcaatgctgcaatcccaggtgacagcagaatccatgaaaagcaactggaaaagcttacaagatatgaggatttaaagatcgaactgcaaagactctggaacAAGCCagtgaaggtggtcccagtggtgatgggcacactgggtgcagtgcctaaagaccttaaaaggtaaaggtttcctctgacgttaagtccagtcgtgaccgactctgggggttggtgctcatctccatttctaagccgaagagccggcgttgtccatagacatctccaggtcatgtggccggcttgactgcatggagcgccgttaccttcccaccagagcagtacctattgatctactcacatttgcatgtttccgaactgttaggttggcagaagctggggctaacagcaggagctcattccgctcccagaatttgaacctggaaACTTTTGatccgcaagctcagcagctcagcgctttaacacacttcgccaccggaggcccttggcctgcacttaaaaacaactggcactgacaaaattaccatctgtcagctacaaaaggccaccctactcggatctgtacacaattcaccgatacatcacacagccctagccacttgggaagtgtctgaagtgagatccaatacaacagccagcatagtgtactaatcttgttgtgtatcaaatgatACTAATTATtacctggcagtggagactcttataatccagtttaaagtagataatgtgggatctgatcctgggatacagggcaatgtagaaggggccagagaagtGAAATTCAGGTATGTTTTTCCCACCTGCATTGAACTCAATAATTTTTGCAAAGCCTACTTAGAGGAAGctggagggcccttccagacaggtcctatatcccaggatctgatcccaggttttctgtttgttCCTGATTATCAGTgcggactcgtataatccagtttaaagcagaaaacctgggatcagatcctggaatataggcctgtccagaagggccctgagagtgtAGTTAACCTTTCACCCAAATGGGAAGTATGTGATTCCTCCAGAGAAGGGAGGGAGTGTTTTTGTCCCAAAGTAATGGACAGTCCTGGCACAACAACAAACCCCGGGCGCAACTCTGCCCTCTCCCCGTTCCCCCTAATACCTTCCTCAGAGAATCTCTCAGGGCGAAATGCTCCTCTGTGTAgatggggtggtctcgggccggGGCGCTGCTGCTCTGCGTTTGGTCGCGTAAACTGTGCGAAAGGCGCCAAGTCGCGTAATTGGCGCGCAAAGCCGGGGCCAACAACTTGGCGCGCTCCTGGAGCAGGAAAAGGTGCCGCAGAGCCATGGTTTTGGGGTCTGCAGGGAGCATGCGCAGTTGGGGTCAGAAGGCAGGCATTGGGGCTGGCGACTATGCAAAGTCCCAGCCTCTCTCCGGGCGGAAGTTTTCTCCTGGCAAAGTTTTGCAAACTTTGGGGACGGTCCCCGAGCAGAAGGTGTGTGTGTTCACCACTGCGGGATGAGGGCAGACCGGAGTTttaagggtgcgtctacactacagaattaatgcaagtAAATCCCACTTTAATCttagggccctcccacacagtcatataacccagtataagcagaggctggatggccatctgtcgggggtgctttgaatgcgattccctgcttcttggcagggggttggactggatggcccatgaggtctcttccgactctatgattctataaattttaagatagaaaatcccacaatatctgctttttttcgtgtcaggagcgacttgagaaactgcaagtcgcttctggagtgagagaattggccgtctgcaaggatgttgcccaggggacgcccggatgttttgatgtttttaccatccttgtgggagtcttctctcatgtccccgcatagagctggagctgatagagggagctcatccgcgctctccccgggtgggattcgaacctggcagctttcaggtcagcagcccaaccttcaagtcacaaggctttgacCCACTAATCCACCGGGACCTccaacacaatatctgctttgaactgggttatgcgattccacactgccatatattccagttcaaagcagataaagtgggattttattcagctgtgtggaaggggccttattgATGTTATTCATtcatatagggcccttccacacagccctataacccagaacatcaagacagaaaatcccacattatctgctttgaactggaatatatggcagtgtggactcagataacccagttcaaagcagatattgtgagatgttctgccttgatgttctgggttatagggctgtgtgggagggctcATATTCTTTGAGTGTTTTTACTCTGGACTTTTACCACAACAGCCTTTTATCACATCAGTAACCACATTGCTAAAGCAAATAGGAACATATTGACAACACACCAGTTTGGAAAATAATCACTACGTATCACACTTGTTTGCTGTTGTGTCCCTGCCTTTTCTTCTCTTCACCCCTCCAGGTTCTCTGTTTTCTTATTTTGCTCTTGTCTCCCTCccactttttttctctttgtaaaATGTATGTTTCCACCGCTATAAAGATATACTgtgtttctttgattctaagatgtaagacacacactaatttcagtactttgttattgtttatttgttcagttgcttccaactcttcgtgacctcatggaccagcccacaccagagcaccctgtcagctgtcaccacccacatgtccttcaaggtcaagtcagttgcttcaaggataccatccatcttgcccttggttggcccctcttcctttttccttccattttccccagcatcattatcttctccaagctttcctctcttctcattatgtgacccaagtacttcatctttgcctctaatatccttccctccagtgagcagcagggcattattttctggagtatggactggttggatcttcttgcggtccaaggcactctcaggattttcctccaacatcacagttcaaaagcgtctatcttcctttgctgagccttccttatggtccagctctcacatccataagttactgcagggaataccattgatttttctgcacataaaaaccAACCGCAGCCTCCTTAGGAAGGCAGCAAGGGAGAGGGAGACCAAGGTGAGGAAGAGAATCAAGCAGCAATATTGGGGAAAAGTGCATTTCAACAATGATTtaaatcaggaatgggcaaacgtaggcccttcaggtgttttggacttcaactcccacaattcctaacagccggtaggctgttaggaattgtgggagttggagtccaaaacacctggagggcccacgtttgaCCATGCCTGATTCAAATGCAAACCAGCATAGGAGACGCAACATTGTCATAAATGATATTCTGTTGTAATTGCAATTTACCAGCCTCATGTGATAGTCCTAAATCTCTACCATCAcccatttcttcttagattttcatttcctgagtaatTTTTATTTCACTGTGTAATTATGTAATTTTCAGACTACAAATACTCCATTCCTGCCCACTTTAGCTTGCTCACCCCAAGTATggtcatgtttctccctttcttgaTTTACTAGCTTCCCCTGATTTATGCGTCTCACATTCCATCATCTTCGTATAATACCCGTTGTGTAGGTTTCGACTTTCCTTTCGCATCTGGACATGTCAACAGCAGAATGTTCTTTTTGCTTGAGTCCAACTGTGTCCTTGCCTGTGGCGCTACTCTTAGTTGTTtgtcctcttgtcttttgctgtaCCAGAGTAGTGCATTGAATGCCTTCTGACCTGGGAGTTTCATATTTTGGCACtgtctcttgtttcattttggattatcACATCATGGGGTTTTCACATGCTAAAAACATTAGAAAAAAGGTTTTACAATGTCTCCTTCTGCACAGTGTGATACCACTGCCACTGATCCTCTGCTAATGTCAACCCCCATGACTGCTGTTGCCCAGAAACTATTTTGCTTATTTCAACCAGTTTTCTCAGCAAATACAACTTGCTTAACTTCTCACAACTACTGAGGGATTTGAAACTTGTCTCTTGGCatcctaaggtgcatctacactgtagaattcatataCAGTActatggcaccactttaactaccatggctctatgctattgAACCTTGGGATTTGTAGATTAGTGAAATGCCAGCACTCTTTATCAGAGGAGGCTAAATCCCTTGTCCAAGTCATACCCATTCCACTTGCTCACATTCTGGCTACATGAAGAATTCCAAGGCTTTTGCAAAAGGATACTTCTCAATATTTCTAGCACAAGAACACTGCCTTTGCTTTTATGCGATACACATCTTATCTAAAAACATTGTCTTAGGAGAGGCATTTTATCAAGAAATAAATCCTTCTGACAGTGCTTGCAATGTGCAATTGCTATAAGCACTtgtctttaaaataatgttttaaagctgtttctatgTCTCAATGCAGCAGTCATAGTTTTAACTTAGTTCAGGCTTCTTTAATGTAGAGACTGTATGCATAGTTATGAAAGAGAGGTATCCATTCATGGACCAGagtttgaaaatgttacttttttggactacagttcccagaatcctatTCACAGCGTGATCATCATTCAGGCTGTGGGATTTCTTGTAGTTGCCATTAAAGATACTCCTTTGCAGTAGTTTCCTTTCCTGGATGAATAATTCCAGAAAATGATTCTGGGGGATTTCTGTTTGTTGGAATTGGAGtcttctatgctgtagaattaatgcagtttgacaccagtttaactgtaaTTGACTTTGAGGTTAAATCCTATATTTTTCCCACACATGCACAGACGTTCAGGCGAGATGTTTAATTATGCATCTTgaaatttcttttcaaaaataacACTGTACAAATAGGTACAAATAGGTGTACAAAtagttttttttatcattattcaaACCAGAGAGCAGCACAGGAAATTTTAAAAGCAGGAAACAGCTTCTAGGAATGTATTTAGTGATACATTAAGCAAGAATTTGCTTCAAGGGAGGAAATTATAAGCAGATAATTccattctcatttttaaaaaaatctgtattggTTTGGTAAAAACTGGAACATAAATTGAGTTAGTTCTTCAAGGGTTTTTGTTATTATGCCACTTTCAAAAATTGCCTAAATCCTGTTCCTCTCTAAGCAATTATGCAGCCTCCTTTCTCTTTAAAAGGATTTCTGTCTTCAGGAATGCCTTTCACCAGAGGATCGTCTCCAGATCTTTCttcaatgtaatttttaatttcttctgaACACTTAGAAACCTTAAAGggggaagaaaaacaagaaagaaaccAGGTTTGAATAGTCAGACTAACAGTGCAATTTTGGCTTTTAAAAGACATGTTTGGTATCTCTTCTGCCACCTTATTTTGAGAAATCTGCTGGCAGATCAATGTGTTGTCAGAACTGGTCTGTCTTCCAAACACTGCTAAAAATTAGGCAAAAGAAATGTAGAGAAAGTGGTATAAGTAAGGGAGCAAACTGAATCAGATCCAGATGTCCTTAGGTTCAGGGACttaggatgcatccacactgttgaattaatgcagtttcatgctactttaattgctatatctatataattttgaaaaaaatggcaaaaaatatttttctatctATGTGTAGTGGAAATACCCTCCATATCTCATATGGTGCACATAGAGGCATCATAGAAACACTATATGGcattgattctcaacctgtgggtcctcaggtgttttggcctacaactcccagaaatcccagccagtttaccagcagttaggatttctgggagttgaagaccaaaacatctggggactcacaggttgagaaccactgctatatgggATGTTGAGAGCATTTCCAAAACCTCTGGAGTTTCAcaggtaaaaatatttttttgcaaaattgttcaaaaacaTCTCTCTTTTTGCCACCAAAGCTTCCAAAATGTCTAATAGAGGATCCGGGGTACATTTTGGCCACATGTTGCAAGTCCTGTGGATCAATGTAGGCCTAGGAAATGCATTTTTTGGAAACTCGGAACATGGTGAATATGCCCTCCAAGCTCCCTAGAGACATTTGGGAGTTCCCTCCCTCTTTCAAGAACCTATAGTCTCCTTGGGGGCAAATGTGGCCCTCTGACTTTCCCCATTTGTTCAGGTCAATGCCACCAGTTTCTTGCTTGTTCTATGTGCGTGCACACATATatgcctgttttttaaaaaaaatgtctttgGGAAAATGCAAGTTTCAATAGAGCTGGTTAATTGAACAAATAGCAGACATTGTTTATATTGCAGCGAGGACATGCTCATTATAATTCCATAGCAGCAAAGACAAGAAGCCTTCTGAAAAAGCATGGCCTTTgctatgaaagaaaaaaatgagcaGTACCTTGACTACAAATATTATATTTCATCTATCCAGCTACTAATAGCACAAATATAGGCACCCAAAAACAAGTGCTATAGAATATAACAGGGCTCTGTGATGTTATTTCAACATACTTATTTACAAAGATGAACTCATTACGGGGTTTTCTTCAAAGATCTGCTCAGAGAAGGATTGCCttccttcccctgaggctgaaaGTGAGATTTGCCCCTAAAATTGCCCAGTGGATTTCGATAGCCAAATGTCCAGAGTCCACAATACAACCACTATGCCCTAGTGGTTACCTACAATAAGGCTTACTTCCAGGAAAATTTACATCAAGGGGTAAAGCAGTCCAAAAGACAGGGATGGGAATCATGTCACTTTCCAGAAATGGTTGATTGCAAGGCCCAGCAGTTCCAACCAGAATagccaatagtgaggaatgctcTCACACTTTGGCCACACCTGCCTCCAGGTATTCAGGTAGAAGGCCATTCAGGGATTTAAAGGAAGGAAACAGAATCTTGAAATTAGGTTAGGAGACCAACAAGTAACCAAAATGATATGGTGCCTAGATTATTGATTCCACACAAACATCTGGAGAGTTTTTAAAGAATCTTGAAAGTTTTAAAACAGGTTGCACTTATTTGACCTGCAGATTACTGAGGATCATGGCCAGCATTTGCTGAgggaaaggggaagagaaaaagaacCAGGAACTGAACCTGGGACTTTCTACATATGCtttgccaccaaattatagaccCCTGCCTAAGCAGTATGTCCCAAGTGCCATTAGTAAAAAGTCACTACCGTATATATTCAGCCATCTACATTGCTGTTGGATGATCCTAATGAAATTATAGGTTCTCTTAACACTTCAGTGGAAGGGATCCTTACATTCACAAGGGCTTCCACAGCTGGGAAAACCAGCAAGGGCATTTGTAATTAATAATGCTATGGTTGAAATTGATGCCTAGGTAAAGAAATATAATGTAATCAGTCTGCCAAAATCTCAAACAAATGGGGTATAATTAAATTTTGCCTAGAGGCATGAGGGACAGGGccatctcagtggtggcccctcgcctgtggaactccctccccagcaaaattagatcagctccctccctcctgaccttcaggaagaaaataaaaacatggttatgggaccaagatTTTAGTAATTTCAGTACAATAAGCAAACACGGAATTGTGAAATGATGACTGGAACGGctttggattatgattttggactgtgtgattttaataaattttaatgttatgtttttaactgtttattttttaatgtatatatttattttattgtatacatgttatgcggcatcgaattgttgcctacttATAAGGTcaatttgagtccccttcagggtgagaagggtgggatataaatgtagtaaataaataaatcctgtcaTAAATAAAGTCAATGTGGGGAAAGTGCAGCCTATAGGATCTCAAACTTAGCCCTTGAACCCATGGAAGCCAAATGCCCCCCAAAATTGGAGGAGCTGAAGGGGGCTGTTACAAAGCAAGCTCAAATATGCTCAAACCACAATGATTTTCTTCTTAAACTCTCCAAACTTTCCCCCTAGCTCACCAAAACAcatagaaacatttaaaaattagtTGAAAATTGACCAAAATGAGGGTGCTGAAATGAGCCGATGCGGTAAGGGAGGAAAATTGACCCACTCTCCTTGCATAGCTGTCTATCCCGCCATACAATGTTCTGAgaaagctaccctgtttccccgaaaataagacatccccaaaaaataagacctagcagaggttttgctgaattgctaaatataatgcctcccccgaaagtaagacctagcaaagtttttgtttggaagcatgcccggcaccagccaaacaaaacaccagaacttgcttgatgtacataccagttgtacatggaaataataaaataatatattaaaatgttatattgtttatatttatacagtagtaacaagaaattcttgacaggagtcatagtttgtctggtttggttatgttggtttgtgatgacaactactgtacagtatagaataaatgttcatttttttgttcaacaataaatgtgaattcttcttcatggaaaaaataagacatcccctaaaaataagacctagcacatctttgggagcaaaaaataatataagacactgtcttatttttggggaaacacggtaggatgtGGGGTATGTGTAAAGGAGTGATTGTGAGGAGGAAGGAACTCATCTTCAATTGCAATCCCTTTGCTTTTGCAAAACCAGCTACTGGTAGTCCACAATCCAGTAGTCAAGATAATGCAACATATTGTTTATatcatgaaaatatttttatcacaCTATTCATAATTCTGACTGGTGCACAATTTCCTTTCCCCACTCCCCAATCACCGGGTTATTTGTTCCTTGCATGCTCCGCTGCACCTCGGCTCCTTGCCCTCTTGTACTTAAGCAATAAAAAAACGTCAGATTTAGCCTTTTGCTCACATACCCCATAATTAGTCTGTTCACACTCCTCCCCTTTGCCTGTAATTATAGCCTGTATTTTAGCTTGGGCTGTGTCATCAGCTCTCTCCGGCTGATGTCAATCCTTGTTCCTTAAGTATCAGTCATTCCAAAACTGTGGTtctgcaatggggggggggggggggggcagcagcaGTCCAGGCCATTTTGGTCTTGGAGACAGAATATCtggatacaggcagttcccaaattacaaacatctaacttacaaatgactcccacAAACAGTGGTGAGAACAGAAAATGAGACAAATCTACGATTAGGAAGGAACATTCAGTCCTGAAAAAGCTATGATGGGGAAAAGAGTCTCcgttgaagctttctcaccaaaccacagcaagccaaattttccaaaatctatcatgacaggaagtgaggtgaaattttctgaacaaaggtacagatagcaaaacaaacaccacagggttgtGGTGTTCGTTTTGctatttggatagcataggggaaGGCCCTATGCTAtgcaaagcttgtgtgtgtgtttgtgtcaacacacatctatctatctatacacataataaaagtgaaaatgtgtatgtgtgtatgtggcaggggctatagttcaccctgcatgcagagagcattctgaaccccactaatgacggatctggaccaaacttggcacacagaaccccaggaccaacagaacatactggggAGGTTTGTGGGGGGACTGACCCACCAgggtggaagttatagttcaccctgcatccaaaaAGCACTCTGAACAGCATTGATgacagatttggaccaaacttggcacatagaaccctagtgaccaactgaacatactggaagggttgggggggggggggggctgacacactctcatgggaattgtaattcacctgacatccagagagcattctgaaccccaccaatgatggatctgggcctttttcaaataagggtacccaagctttttgtatgtatgtatgtatgtatgtatgtatgtatgtatgtatgtatgtatgtatgtatatatagctggagtaaaaatgtacctgttctgacttacaaattcaacttaagaacaaacctat
This sequence is a window from Anolis carolinensis isolate JA03-04 chromosome 6, rAnoCar3.1.pri, whole genome shotgun sequence. Protein-coding genes within it:
- the LOC100568050 gene encoding guanine nucleotide-binding protein G(I)/G(S)/G(O) subunit gamma-11 isoform X1, whose product is MPAINIEDLSEKEKLKMEVEQLRKEVKLDRQPVSKCSEEIKNYIEERSGDDPLVKGIPEDRNPFKEKGGCIIA
- the LOC100568050 gene encoding guanine nucleotide-binding protein G(I)/G(S)/G(O) subunit gamma-11 isoform X3, with protein sequence MFKTTMPAINIEDLSEKEKLKMEVEQLRKEVKLDRQPVSKCSEEIKNYIEERSGDDPLVKGIPEDRNPFKEKGGCIIA